In Quercus lobata isolate SW786 chromosome 12, ValleyOak3.0 Primary Assembly, whole genome shotgun sequence, a genomic segment contains:
- the LOC115972131 gene encoding exosome complex exonuclease RRP46 homolog, translating into MEIDRLDGRKANQLRPLACSRNILNRAHGSASWTQGDTKVLVAVYGPKAGTKKNENPEKACIEVIWKPKSGQIGKLEREYEMIVKRTLQSICILNINPNTTTSVIVQVINDDGALLPCAINAACAALVDAGIPLKHLAVAICCCLADSGYIILDPTKLEEQSMKAYAYLVFPNSILSVRPEGSLKVQGEPMEHGVITSGTQGAMSVDDYLNCLERGRAATAKMSTVLRRNLQPQIAGDLSKAG; encoded by the exons ATGGAAATAGATAGATTAGATGGCCGTAAAGCAAACCAGTTGAGACCCCTTGCTTGTTCCCGCAATATCCTTAACCGTGCTCATGGCTCTGCCAGTTGGACTCAAG gGGATACCAAAGTTCTTGTTGCAGTGTATGGACCAAAAGCCGGAACAAAGAAGAATGAAAACCCTGAGAAGGCTTGCATTGAAGTTATTTGGAAGCCTAAGTCAGGGCAGATTG GAAAATTGGAAAGGGAGTATGAGATGATAGTGAAGAGGACCTTGCAAAGCATTTGCATTTTGAATATCAATCCAAATACCACAACATCAGTTATAGTTCAG GTTATCAATGATGATGGGGCT CTTCTCCCATGTGCCATCAATGCAGCATGTGCTGCTCTTGTAGATGCTGGAATTCCACTGAAGCATCTTGCTG TTGCAATCTGTTGTTGTTTGGCAGATAGTGGATACATCATACTGGACCCCACCAAGCTAGAAGAGCAG AGTATGAAAGCATATGCATATTTGGTCTTTCCAAACTCGATTCTCTCAGTTCGCCCAGAGGGATCATTAAAGGTACAAGGTGAACCAATGGAACATGGGGTTATAACATCTGGTACCCAGGGTGCAATGTCAG TGGATGATTATCTTAACTGTCTTGAACGAGGGCGTGCTGCTACTGCTAAGATGTCTACTGTGCTTAGAAGGAACTTGCAACCACAAATTGCCGGTGACTTAAGTAAAGCTGGTTGA